One Verrucomicrobiales bacterium DNA window includes the following coding sequences:
- a CDS encoding glycosyltransferase: MKTSNPLRIGYVVKRYPRFSETFIVNELLAHEAAGWPIEIFSLGPCIDSHFQNIVSCVRGAVTYLPSEVPKASEFWRLVEEAASQFPGFWRTFEAARGENVRDVYQALCLVAEIKKRGIDHLHAHFATSATSVARLASLFSRVPFSFTAHAKDIFHESVVPEDLERKLNSADSVVTVSDFNLEFLQNHYGAAAGKVVRLYNGLHLDRFAYAAPEDRPPVVIAVGRLVEKKGFSDLLKACAILRDSGTSFRCQIVGNGDQEDALRSELTRLGLGSLVELSGARPQSDIIRMVQSAAVMAAPCIVGEDGNRDGMPTVLLEAMALGTPCVSTPVTGIPEIVREGETGLLVPQRDPVALALALKRLLGDAKLRIQLASRARRLIEAEFDIVQNAQRQRELFNACARERSQTQTGQPALCS; encoded by the coding sequence ATGAAGACCTCCAATCCCCTCAGAATCGGATATGTGGTGAAGCGGTACCCTCGCTTCTCTGAAACCTTCATCGTGAACGAGCTTCTGGCGCATGAAGCCGCCGGCTGGCCCATCGAGATCTTCTCCTTGGGGCCGTGCATCGATTCGCACTTTCAGAACATCGTGTCCTGCGTTCGCGGGGCTGTGACTTACCTTCCGTCGGAGGTGCCCAAGGCCAGCGAGTTCTGGCGTTTGGTAGAAGAGGCCGCGAGCCAGTTTCCAGGCTTTTGGAGAACCTTTGAAGCGGCTCGGGGAGAGAATGTCCGGGATGTCTACCAGGCGTTGTGTCTGGTGGCGGAGATCAAGAAACGCGGCATCGATCATCTGCATGCCCATTTCGCCACGTCGGCCACCTCGGTTGCCCGGCTTGCGTCCCTCTTTTCCCGGGTGCCCTTTTCGTTCACCGCTCACGCCAAAGACATCTTTCACGAGAGCGTGGTTCCGGAGGATCTCGAGCGTAAACTCAACTCCGCCGACTCGGTGGTCACCGTCAGTGATTTCAATCTGGAATTCTTGCAGAACCACTACGGTGCCGCTGCGGGGAAGGTTGTTCGGCTCTATAACGGACTTCATCTGGACCGTTTTGCCTATGCTGCCCCTGAGGATCGTCCTCCGGTGGTGATCGCGGTGGGCCGTCTGGTGGAGAAAAAGGGATTTAGCGACCTGCTTAAGGCGTGTGCGATTCTTCGCGATTCAGGAACCTCGTTTCGTTGTCAGATCGTCGGTAATGGCGACCAGGAGGACGCGCTCCGAAGCGAGCTGACCCGGTTGGGCCTCGGTTCTCTGGTGGAGTTGTCGGGGGCTCGTCCGCAGAGCGACATCATCCGGATGGTGCAGTCGGCTGCGGTGATGGCTGCGCCCTGCATCGTCGGGGAGGATGGCAATCGAGACGGCATGCCCACGGTCCTCTTGGAGGCCATGGCGTTGGGCACTCCTTGCGTCTCAACCCCGGTTACGGGAATTCCCGAGATTGTTCGCGAGGGAGAGACCGGGTTGCTCGTTCCGCAGCGGGATCCCGTGGCGCTGGCGCTGGCTCTCAAGCGGTTGCTGGGCGACGCCAAGCTCCGCATTCAGCTGGCCTCCCGGGCTCGGCGTTTGATCGAGGCGGAGTTCGACATCGTGCAGAATGCGCAACGGCAACGGGAACTCTTCAACGCCTGTGCACGTGAACGTTCACAAACCCAGACGGGGCAACCCGCTCTCTGCTCATGA